The DNA sequence ACATACTCGTTCTTCACTGAACGTGGTGCGGGCGGCCAACGAGCAGGCGAGACCATAGACACGCTATCTGCCATCTGGTTGGGGGTGGGTTGCGTGGATATGGAGAACCGCCCAGCCGAGGCTATTACACATGAATTTATCTGCAACACTTATCCTTGCTTTTGGCATGTCTATGGACGCGTTTGCTGCATCAATTGGCAAAGGCGCTGCCTTACATAATCCCCGTTTTCGTGAAGCACTGCGTACCGGCCTTATCTTCGGTCTGGTAGAAGCCATGACACCGCTGATCGGCTGGGCACTTGGGTTTTATGCCAGTCGCTTTATTATCGCCTGGGATCACTGGGTCGCTTTCAGCTTACTTGTGATTTTAGGCGGGCGCATGATTTTGGAAGGGCTCAAGGGTGAGCATCACCTTGATGACGAAAAAATCTCCAGGCACAGTTTTTTCATTCTGGTATGCACGGCTATCGCTACCAGCCTTGACGCCATGGCGATTGGCGTTGGGCTCGCCTTCCTGCAAGTCAATATCGTTCATACCGCCATGGCAATTGGGTGTGCAACCATGGTGATGGTGACTCTTGGGATGATGATTGGCCGGTATGTCGGCCCCATCCTCGGTAAACGGGCAGAGATCATCGGTGGGTTGGTGCTTATCGGCATTGGCTGCAACATCCTCTACGAACACCTGCACAATCTCGCCTGATATAACCGGTGCGGGGCCCGTCCCCGCATTAGTTTGCCGGGCTGCGTCGATAGAGCCGGATCAGGAAATCGGTTTCGCATTGAAAATCAGCCTGAGCACTCAGCCTGTCTTTGACATCCGCTGTCGCACGCCAGGCAAAAGGCGTCATCTGTAGCAAATTCGCGGCACTGGCACCGTTCAACGACATGGTGTATTGCAAACGATGCTGGGTTTCCAGCGTGAATCCGGCAAACTGCTCATCGTGCTCGGGGTGGGGCCTGACATCCTGATATACCTGGGCTTTAAGCGCCAGTAAATGATTGGGCCCCGGAGCCACCGTGACCAACACGCCGCCAGAATGAATAACACGGGCTAATTCGGCTGGGTTACAAGGGGCATAGATTTTTAACACTGCCGCCAGCACATTATCGGCAAACGGAAGGCGCTGGCTGGATGCCACGCAAAACTCAACCTGAGTATAGCGTTTTGCCGCCCGTTGAATCGCCGCTTTGGACACATCCAACCCATATACCGAGCCACCATGTGGGGCTAACACTTGCGCCAATGCTGCGGTGTAATACCCTTCGCCGCAACCGATATCCAACAGCGCGCCAGTAGAGCCCGATACGCTGTCGGCCATCAACATGGCAACCTTATCGCGCAACGGCTGATAATGCCCCTCATCTAAAAACGCCCGTCGGGCCTGCATCATCGCAGCATTATCTCCCGGTTGTTTGGAGCGTTTAAATTGCACGGGCAACAGATTGACATACCCTTCACGGGCACAATCGAAATGATGACGCCCACAAGACCAGCGATTAGCTTCATGATGTAAAGGATGTTGGCATAAAGGGCACTGATAAAGCGCAGAAGAATTTTGCATAACACTCTTGAGGGGATAAAAACAACAGACAAAAACGCAAAAAACCCGCACCTGGCGGGTTTTATGGCGTGAGCTGAAATTACAGCGCCACTACGTTCACAGCGGAAGGACCTTTCTGGCCATCCTGAATTTCGAACTCAACGTTCTGGCCTTCAGCCAGGGTTTTAAAGCCGTTGCCCTGAATAGCAGAGAAGTGTACGAACACATCTTTGCTACCATCAGCCGGAGTAATAAAACCAAAACCTTTAGACTCGTTGAACCACTTAACCTGACCTTTAATCTTTGCCATTTCAAAGTTTCCTTTAATAGTTTAAACCGCGCACAGGCGTCATACAGAAAAACCAGAGTCGTTACTGTTTGAGGCACTAAAATAAGGATCGGCAGAGAAGTGGTATTCAACGCTAACGTTTGTACTCAAAACTTCTTTACTGAAAATGCCATTCATATACAGAACTGTACCTCGTTTTACCCAGATGCGTTATTACATACTCTTTTATCATTGGCAAGCCATTTTTTGCCAGTGATGGACAGGTCGCACAAATTAGAGGCTTTAATGTATCATTAATATCCACCGGGCATAGCTGTGAGATATTGATACATCAAAGACTCACGTTGTACATCTATCCCGTACTTTGATTATGTGCATGCAATGTTGATTGTGCAAGTTTATATAGCAAGATACTTGTTAAACGCTATATCATCGCGAACCTTGTCATAACAAAATGATATTACAACCCTCTCTCCGATTTTCACTTATAATTCAAGTCACCAAATCGCATTTTGTGACATGACTTTTCTTTTCGTGAAAAGAGAAAGAAAAATCCTTTTATAACA is a window from the Dickeya lacustris genome containing:
- the mntP gene encoding manganese efflux pump MntP; its protein translation is MNLSATLILAFGMSMDAFAASIGKGAALHNPRFREALRTGLIFGLVEAMTPLIGWALGFYASRFIIAWDHWVAFSLLVILGGRMILEGLKGEHHLDDEKISRHSFFILVCTAIATSLDAMAIGVGLAFLQVNIVHTAMAIGCATMVMVTLGMMIGRYVGPILGKRAEIIGGLVLIGIGCNILYEHLHNLA
- the rlmA gene encoding 23S rRNA (guanine(745)-N(1))-methyltransferase, with translation MQNSSALYQCPLCQHPLHHEANRWSCGRHHFDCAREGYVNLLPVQFKRSKQPGDNAAMMQARRAFLDEGHYQPLRDKVAMLMADSVSGSTGALLDIGCGEGYYTAALAQVLAPHGGSVYGLDVSKAAIQRAAKRYTQVEFCVASSQRLPFADNVLAAVLKIYAPCNPAELARVIHSGGVLVTVAPGPNHLLALKAQVYQDVRPHPEHDEQFAGFTLETQHRLQYTMSLNGASAANLLQMTPFAWRATADVKDRLSAQADFQCETDFLIRLYRRSPAN
- the cspE gene encoding transcription antiterminator/RNA stability regulator CspE, with amino-acid sequence MAKIKGQVKWFNESKGFGFITPADGSKDVFVHFSAIQGNGFKTLAEGQNVEFEIQDGQKGPSAVNVVAL
- a CDS encoding DUF2627 domain-containing protein, with the protein product MNGIFSKEVLSTNVSVEYHFSADPYFSASNSNDSGFSV